The following coding sequences lie in one Xiphias gladius isolate SHS-SW01 ecotype Sanya breed wild chromosome 24, ASM1685928v1, whole genome shotgun sequence genomic window:
- the smim13 gene encoding small integral membrane protein 13 — protein MWQSVGLTLLVIVATLVCALLFMLFGWYVVWQLFLSKFKFLRELVGDAGTPQAETQPSETKNERAANAPTRNRPRTARQRAAPLESTS, from the exons ATGTGGCAAAGTGTCGGGCTCACGCTGCTGGTCATTGTGGCCACACTTGTCTGCGCGCTGCTCTTCATGCTGTTTG GTTGGTATGTAGTCTGGCAGCTCTTCCTGTCCAAGTTCAAGTTCCTGCGTGAGCTTGTTGGGGACGCTGGCACCCCGCAGGCTGAAACTCAACCGTCCGAAACCAAGAATGAACGTGCCGCTAACGCCCCGACTCGTAATCGGCCCAGGACTGCACGCCAAAGAGCCGCCCCTCTAGAAAGCACTTCATAG